A single window of Eucalyptus grandis isolate ANBG69807.140 chromosome 1, ASM1654582v1, whole genome shotgun sequence DNA harbors:
- the LOC104450527 gene encoding uncharacterized protein LOC104450527 isoform X2 produces the protein MRRWSVEVWRSGRCFPSSLRSPAARSPLLSSRRNARSTPLGPASAREAETVRSPREGQGFSYGLNWALAGKGVIVKDRAFYNLMVPELHQKESISGLPVLVRGRSRGASDFLKAQSSKLMKQICSHISSISNIYVYDGAIGSSPKCDAKVRVISDSPSAILSLSSVLWETPVRAVSHDSCPLTIYVGTSISLSVGSNISLDPKGHDGFIAADVERSSVILTGKAFADIVGVKEALTAVSEPIICARGGLPLSARLLVHGYDVVLLFAPEATIQSCKDQLVSADAGLIVSSEGTALLFPTGYSNGPSVYKIPAAIVLAASDSTGALPPSSKLTPEQAAYHFLAGYQNGTFTPVYSKGSSVNPLEIAKAFLAKLKDNQISCFLVNVSEGEKAPIGNEFMKLVQSTLFKKAPPFEPKGGYLKAKYQSFLSAKFPEIPEEFCF, from the exons ATGAGGCGGTGGTCGGTTGAGGTGTGGAGGTCGGGGCGATGCTTTCCCAGCTCACTCCGCTCCCCTGCCGCCcgctctcctctcctctcctctcgtcGC AATGCTAGGTCCACCCCCCTGGGTCCCGCTTCAGCAAGAGAAGCTGAAACAGTTAGGTCTCCCAG GGAGGGCCAGGGATTCTCTTATGGTCTTAACTGGGCTTTGGCTGGAAAGGGTGTGATTGTGAAGGATAGAGCTTTTTATAATTTGATGGTTCCTGAGCTGCATCAGAAAG AGTCCATATCTGGGCTTCCAGTTCTTGTCAGAGGAAGGAGCagaggagcttcagactttttGAAGGCTCAGTCCAGTAAGCTTATGAAGCAG ATCTGTTCTCATATCTCATCAATCTCCAACATTTATGTCTATGATGGGGCCATTGGTTCCTCGCCGAAATGTGATGCGAAAGTCCGTGTCATAAGTGATAGTCCCTCTGCTATACTATCTTTATCCAGCGTCCTATGGGAGACTCCCGTACGTGCAGTTTCCCACGATTCTTGTCCCTTGACAATTTATGTTGGCACGTCCATAAG TTTGAGTGTGGGCTCCAATATCAGTCTTGATCCTAAAGGCCATGATGGATTTATAGCAGCTGATGTTGAGAGGTCATCAGTTATTCTAACTGGTAAAGCCTTTGCAGATATAGTTGGAGTTAAGGAGGCATTAACTGCTGTATCTGAACCTATCATTTGTGCAAGGGGAGGCCTTCCTCTATCAGCAAG GCTTCTAGTGCATGGGTATGATGTGGTTCTCCTATTTGCCCCTGAGGCTACTATCCAGAGCTGCAAAGACCAATTAGTGTCTGCAGATGCTGGCCTAATTGTCTCTTCTGAAGGCACTGCGCTACTCTTTCCAACTGGATATTCTAATGGCCCCAGTGTATACAAGATACCAGCCGCCATTGTCCTGGCAGCTTCTGACAG TACTGGCGCTCTCCCTCCTTCATCCAAGCTGACCCCTGAGCAAGCGGCTTATCATTTCTTAGCTGGCTATCAAAATGGGACCTTTACACCTGTCTACAGCAAAGGCTCATCTGTCAATCCATTAGAAATTGCAAAGGCTTTTCTAGCCAAG CTGAAAGACAACCAGATCTCTTGTTTTCTGGTTAATGTCAGTGAAGGAGAGAAGGCTCCAATAG GTAACGAATTCATGAAGTTGGTGCAATCAACTCTATTCAAGAAAGCTCCACCCTTTGAGCCTAAAG GGGGATACTTGAAAGCAAAATACCAGAGCTTCTTGTCAGCCAAGTTTCCGGAGATACCCGAGGAATTTTGCTTCTAA
- the LOC104450527 gene encoding uncharacterized protein LOC104450527 isoform X3, which yields MLGPPPWVPLQQEKLKQEGQGFSYGLNWALAGKGVIVKDRAFYNLMVPELHQKGATVIESISGLPVLVRGRSRGASDFLKAQSSKLMKQICSHISSISNIYVYDGAIGSSPKCDAKVRVISDSPSAILSLSSVLWETPVRAVSHDSCPLTIYVGTSISLSVGSNISLDPKGHDGFIAADVERSSVILTGKAFADIVGVKEALTAVSEPIICARGGLPLSARLLVHGYDVVLLFAPEATIQSCKDQLVSADAGLIVSSEGTALLFPTGYSNGPSVYKIPAAIVLAASDSTGALPPSSKLTPEQAAYHFLAGYQNGTFTPVYSKGSSVNPLEIAKAFLAKLKDNQISCFLVNVSEGEKAPIGNEFMKLVQSTLFKKAPPFEPKGGYLKAKYQSFLSAKFPEIPEEFCF from the exons ATGCTAGGTCCACCCCCCTGGGTCCCGCTTCAGCAAGAGAAGCTGAAACA GGAGGGCCAGGGATTCTCTTATGGTCTTAACTGGGCTTTGGCTGGAAAGGGTGTGATTGTGAAGGATAGAGCTTTTTATAATTTGATGGTTCCTGAGCTGCATCAGAAAGGTGCAACAGTTATTG AGTCCATATCTGGGCTTCCAGTTCTTGTCAGAGGAAGGAGCagaggagcttcagactttttGAAGGCTCAGTCCAGTAAGCTTATGAAGCAG ATCTGTTCTCATATCTCATCAATCTCCAACATTTATGTCTATGATGGGGCCATTGGTTCCTCGCCGAAATGTGATGCGAAAGTCCGTGTCATAAGTGATAGTCCCTCTGCTATACTATCTTTATCCAGCGTCCTATGGGAGACTCCCGTACGTGCAGTTTCCCACGATTCTTGTCCCTTGACAATTTATGTTGGCACGTCCATAAG TTTGAGTGTGGGCTCCAATATCAGTCTTGATCCTAAAGGCCATGATGGATTTATAGCAGCTGATGTTGAGAGGTCATCAGTTATTCTAACTGGTAAAGCCTTTGCAGATATAGTTGGAGTTAAGGAGGCATTAACTGCTGTATCTGAACCTATCATTTGTGCAAGGGGAGGCCTTCCTCTATCAGCAAG GCTTCTAGTGCATGGGTATGATGTGGTTCTCCTATTTGCCCCTGAGGCTACTATCCAGAGCTGCAAAGACCAATTAGTGTCTGCAGATGCTGGCCTAATTGTCTCTTCTGAAGGCACTGCGCTACTCTTTCCAACTGGATATTCTAATGGCCCCAGTGTATACAAGATACCAGCCGCCATTGTCCTGGCAGCTTCTGACAG TACTGGCGCTCTCCCTCCTTCATCCAAGCTGACCCCTGAGCAAGCGGCTTATCATTTCTTAGCTGGCTATCAAAATGGGACCTTTACACCTGTCTACAGCAAAGGCTCATCTGTCAATCCATTAGAAATTGCAAAGGCTTTTCTAGCCAAG CTGAAAGACAACCAGATCTCTTGTTTTCTGGTTAATGTCAGTGAAGGAGAGAAGGCTCCAATAG GTAACGAATTCATGAAGTTGGTGCAATCAACTCTATTCAAGAAAGCTCCACCCTTTGAGCCTAAAG GGGGATACTTGAAAGCAAAATACCAGAGCTTCTTGTCAGCCAAGTTTCCGGAGATACCCGAGGAATTTTGCTTCTAA
- the LOC104450527 gene encoding uncharacterized protein LOC104450527 isoform X5: MVPELHQKESISGLPVLVRGRSRGASDFLKAQSSKLMKQICSHISSISNIYVYDGAIGSSPKCDAKVRVISDSPSAILSLSSVLWETPVRAVSHDSCPLTIYVGTSISLSVGSNISLDPKGHDGFIAADVERSSVILTGKAFADIVGVKEALTAVSEPIICARGGLPLSARLLVHGYDVVLLFAPEATIQSCKDQLVSADAGLIVSSEGTALLFPTGYSNGPSVYKIPAAIVLAASDSTGALPPSSKLTPEQAAYHFLAGYQNGTFTPVYSKGSSVNPLEIAKAFLAKLKDNQISCFLVNVSEGEKAPIGNEFMKLVQSTLFKKAPPFEPKGGYLKAKYQSFLSAKFPEIPEEFCF, from the exons ATGGTTCCTGAGCTGCATCAGAAAG AGTCCATATCTGGGCTTCCAGTTCTTGTCAGAGGAAGGAGCagaggagcttcagactttttGAAGGCTCAGTCCAGTAAGCTTATGAAGCAG ATCTGTTCTCATATCTCATCAATCTCCAACATTTATGTCTATGATGGGGCCATTGGTTCCTCGCCGAAATGTGATGCGAAAGTCCGTGTCATAAGTGATAGTCCCTCTGCTATACTATCTTTATCCAGCGTCCTATGGGAGACTCCCGTACGTGCAGTTTCCCACGATTCTTGTCCCTTGACAATTTATGTTGGCACGTCCATAAG TTTGAGTGTGGGCTCCAATATCAGTCTTGATCCTAAAGGCCATGATGGATTTATAGCAGCTGATGTTGAGAGGTCATCAGTTATTCTAACTGGTAAAGCCTTTGCAGATATAGTTGGAGTTAAGGAGGCATTAACTGCTGTATCTGAACCTATCATTTGTGCAAGGGGAGGCCTTCCTCTATCAGCAAG GCTTCTAGTGCATGGGTATGATGTGGTTCTCCTATTTGCCCCTGAGGCTACTATCCAGAGCTGCAAAGACCAATTAGTGTCTGCAGATGCTGGCCTAATTGTCTCTTCTGAAGGCACTGCGCTACTCTTTCCAACTGGATATTCTAATGGCCCCAGTGTATACAAGATACCAGCCGCCATTGTCCTGGCAGCTTCTGACAG TACTGGCGCTCTCCCTCCTTCATCCAAGCTGACCCCTGAGCAAGCGGCTTATCATTTCTTAGCTGGCTATCAAAATGGGACCTTTACACCTGTCTACAGCAAAGGCTCATCTGTCAATCCATTAGAAATTGCAAAGGCTTTTCTAGCCAAG CTGAAAGACAACCAGATCTCTTGTTTTCTGGTTAATGTCAGTGAAGGAGAGAAGGCTCCAATAG GTAACGAATTCATGAAGTTGGTGCAATCAACTCTATTCAAGAAAGCTCCACCCTTTGAGCCTAAAG GGGGATACTTGAAAGCAAAATACCAGAGCTTCTTGTCAGCCAAGTTTCCGGAGATACCCGAGGAATTTTGCTTCTAA
- the LOC104450517 gene encoding norbelladine synthase: protein MSGQVSYETEVKAGAAKVWGLYGTTKMALLAKEALPDTIIGLDILEGQGAVGTIIKITLAGGFSYKEKFTKVDHENRVKETEAIEGGFLNMGLSLYRLRLEVIGKDEESCMIKSTIEYEITNGASFDVSLVSVKLFADIAEVVKKQLTISASAN, encoded by the exons atgtctgGGCAGGTGTCGTACGAGACAGAAGTGAAGGCGGGAGCAGCCAAAGTATGGGGGCTGTATGGCACCACCAAGATGGCCCTGCTGGCCAAGGAGGCCCTCCCCGACACCATCATCGGACTTGACATCCTGGAAGGCCAGGGCGCCGTCGGCACCATCATCAAGATCACTTTGGCCGGAG GTTTCTCCTATAAAGAGAAGTTCACCAAGGTGGACCACGAAAACCGTGTGAAAGAAACTGAGGCGATCGAAGGCGGGTTCCTAAATATGGGACTCTCCCTGTATCGATTGCGATTAGAAGTGATAGGCAAGGACGAGGAGTCGTGTATGATCAAGTCCACCATTGAGTATGAAATCACCAATGGGGCTTCCTTTGATGTCTCCCTCGTCTCGGTGAAGCTGTTTGCAGATATCGCTGAAGTTGTTAAGAAACAACTCACCATCTCGGCCAGCGCCAACTAA
- the LOC104450527 gene encoding uncharacterized protein LOC104450527 isoform X1, with protein MRRWSVEVWRSGRCFPSSLRSPAARSPLLSSRRNARSTPLGPASAREAETVRSPREGQGFSYGLNWALAGKGVIVKDRAFYNLMVPELHQKGATVIESISGLPVLVRGRSRGASDFLKAQSSKLMKQICSHISSISNIYVYDGAIGSSPKCDAKVRVISDSPSAILSLSSVLWETPVRAVSHDSCPLTIYVGTSISLSVGSNISLDPKGHDGFIAADVERSSVILTGKAFADIVGVKEALTAVSEPIICARGGLPLSARLLVHGYDVVLLFAPEATIQSCKDQLVSADAGLIVSSEGTALLFPTGYSNGPSVYKIPAAIVLAASDSTGALPPSSKLTPEQAAYHFLAGYQNGTFTPVYSKGSSVNPLEIAKAFLAKLKDNQISCFLVNVSEGEKAPIGNEFMKLVQSTLFKKAPPFEPKGGYLKAKYQSFLSAKFPEIPEEFCF; from the exons ATGAGGCGGTGGTCGGTTGAGGTGTGGAGGTCGGGGCGATGCTTTCCCAGCTCACTCCGCTCCCCTGCCGCCcgctctcctctcctctcctctcgtcGC AATGCTAGGTCCACCCCCCTGGGTCCCGCTTCAGCAAGAGAAGCTGAAACAGTTAGGTCTCCCAG GGAGGGCCAGGGATTCTCTTATGGTCTTAACTGGGCTTTGGCTGGAAAGGGTGTGATTGTGAAGGATAGAGCTTTTTATAATTTGATGGTTCCTGAGCTGCATCAGAAAGGTGCAACAGTTATTG AGTCCATATCTGGGCTTCCAGTTCTTGTCAGAGGAAGGAGCagaggagcttcagactttttGAAGGCTCAGTCCAGTAAGCTTATGAAGCAG ATCTGTTCTCATATCTCATCAATCTCCAACATTTATGTCTATGATGGGGCCATTGGTTCCTCGCCGAAATGTGATGCGAAAGTCCGTGTCATAAGTGATAGTCCCTCTGCTATACTATCTTTATCCAGCGTCCTATGGGAGACTCCCGTACGTGCAGTTTCCCACGATTCTTGTCCCTTGACAATTTATGTTGGCACGTCCATAAG TTTGAGTGTGGGCTCCAATATCAGTCTTGATCCTAAAGGCCATGATGGATTTATAGCAGCTGATGTTGAGAGGTCATCAGTTATTCTAACTGGTAAAGCCTTTGCAGATATAGTTGGAGTTAAGGAGGCATTAACTGCTGTATCTGAACCTATCATTTGTGCAAGGGGAGGCCTTCCTCTATCAGCAAG GCTTCTAGTGCATGGGTATGATGTGGTTCTCCTATTTGCCCCTGAGGCTACTATCCAGAGCTGCAAAGACCAATTAGTGTCTGCAGATGCTGGCCTAATTGTCTCTTCTGAAGGCACTGCGCTACTCTTTCCAACTGGATATTCTAATGGCCCCAGTGTATACAAGATACCAGCCGCCATTGTCCTGGCAGCTTCTGACAG TACTGGCGCTCTCCCTCCTTCATCCAAGCTGACCCCTGAGCAAGCGGCTTATCATTTCTTAGCTGGCTATCAAAATGGGACCTTTACACCTGTCTACAGCAAAGGCTCATCTGTCAATCCATTAGAAATTGCAAAGGCTTTTCTAGCCAAG CTGAAAGACAACCAGATCTCTTGTTTTCTGGTTAATGTCAGTGAAGGAGAGAAGGCTCCAATAG GTAACGAATTCATGAAGTTGGTGCAATCAACTCTATTCAAGAAAGCTCCACCCTTTGAGCCTAAAG GGGGATACTTGAAAGCAAAATACCAGAGCTTCTTGTCAGCCAAGTTTCCGGAGATACCCGAGGAATTTTGCTTCTAA
- the LOC104450527 gene encoding uncharacterized protein LOC104450527 isoform X4 produces the protein MVPELHQKGATVIESISGLPVLVRGRSRGASDFLKAQSSKLMKQICSHISSISNIYVYDGAIGSSPKCDAKVRVISDSPSAILSLSSVLWETPVRAVSHDSCPLTIYVGTSISLSVGSNISLDPKGHDGFIAADVERSSVILTGKAFADIVGVKEALTAVSEPIICARGGLPLSARLLVHGYDVVLLFAPEATIQSCKDQLVSADAGLIVSSEGTALLFPTGYSNGPSVYKIPAAIVLAASDSTGALPPSSKLTPEQAAYHFLAGYQNGTFTPVYSKGSSVNPLEIAKAFLAKLKDNQISCFLVNVSEGEKAPIGNEFMKLVQSTLFKKAPPFEPKGGYLKAKYQSFLSAKFPEIPEEFCF, from the exons ATGGTTCCTGAGCTGCATCAGAAAGGTGCAACAGTTATTG AGTCCATATCTGGGCTTCCAGTTCTTGTCAGAGGAAGGAGCagaggagcttcagactttttGAAGGCTCAGTCCAGTAAGCTTATGAAGCAG ATCTGTTCTCATATCTCATCAATCTCCAACATTTATGTCTATGATGGGGCCATTGGTTCCTCGCCGAAATGTGATGCGAAAGTCCGTGTCATAAGTGATAGTCCCTCTGCTATACTATCTTTATCCAGCGTCCTATGGGAGACTCCCGTACGTGCAGTTTCCCACGATTCTTGTCCCTTGACAATTTATGTTGGCACGTCCATAAG TTTGAGTGTGGGCTCCAATATCAGTCTTGATCCTAAAGGCCATGATGGATTTATAGCAGCTGATGTTGAGAGGTCATCAGTTATTCTAACTGGTAAAGCCTTTGCAGATATAGTTGGAGTTAAGGAGGCATTAACTGCTGTATCTGAACCTATCATTTGTGCAAGGGGAGGCCTTCCTCTATCAGCAAG GCTTCTAGTGCATGGGTATGATGTGGTTCTCCTATTTGCCCCTGAGGCTACTATCCAGAGCTGCAAAGACCAATTAGTGTCTGCAGATGCTGGCCTAATTGTCTCTTCTGAAGGCACTGCGCTACTCTTTCCAACTGGATATTCTAATGGCCCCAGTGTATACAAGATACCAGCCGCCATTGTCCTGGCAGCTTCTGACAG TACTGGCGCTCTCCCTCCTTCATCCAAGCTGACCCCTGAGCAAGCGGCTTATCATTTCTTAGCTGGCTATCAAAATGGGACCTTTACACCTGTCTACAGCAAAGGCTCATCTGTCAATCCATTAGAAATTGCAAAGGCTTTTCTAGCCAAG CTGAAAGACAACCAGATCTCTTGTTTTCTGGTTAATGTCAGTGAAGGAGAGAAGGCTCCAATAG GTAACGAATTCATGAAGTTGGTGCAATCAACTCTATTCAAGAAAGCTCCACCCTTTGAGCCTAAAG GGGGATACTTGAAAGCAAAATACCAGAGCTTCTTGTCAGCCAAGTTTCCGGAGATACCCGAGGAATTTTGCTTCTAA